The proteins below are encoded in one region of Helianthus annuus cultivar XRQ/B chromosome 2, HanXRQr2.0-SUNRISE, whole genome shotgun sequence:
- the LOC110917695 gene encoding ABC transporter A family member 2 — MESQKGFKLLLQQYKALFTKNFLLAWRNKRATFLQLFSSIFFIFLLFIIQKAIEARFGSSTAFKTVRDPESLIDPPIPPCEDKFFAKLPCYDFVWSGSDSARLGSIVDRIRANNPGRPIPSDKVRSFRTKNDVDAWLLANPMTCPGALHFVDRNATVISYGLQTNSTPIAKRGDWEDPTFKFQIPLQIAAEREIARSLIGDPGFSWVVNLKEFAHPVVETFSSVGTIGPSFFLAIAMFGFVLQISSLIVEKELKLRQAMAMMGLYDTAYWLSWLTWEGIITLLSSLFTVLFGMMFQFDFFLNNSFAVVFFVFFLFQLNMIGFAFMFSSFITKSTSSTAVGFSVYIVGFLTQIVTAFGFPYSDNFSDTYRAIWSFYPPNLLAKALQLLSDATSTPQDPGISWASRGKCAPNDTDCLITLNDIYIWLLATFILWVALAIYFDNIFPNSSGVRKPTFYFLNPGYWSGNGGNRVKEGRICSCMSSIPPSDQTSPDDEDVLEEENIVKQQHREGVVDPNLAVQIQGLVKVYPGTTNVGCFNCKKTAPYHALKGLWVNFPKDQLFCLLGPNGAGKTTAINCLTGITPVTEGDALIYGHSIRSSVGMSNIQKMIGVCPQFDILWDALSGQEHLYLFASIKGLPPSSLKMVVQKSLAEVRLSESARVRTRSYSGGMKRRLSVAIALIGEPKLVILDEPTTGMDPITRRHVWDIIENAKKGRAIILTTHSMEEADILSDRIGIMTKGRLRCIGNSVRLKSRFGTGYIANISFSGTTTDVTTHEDVKMFFKDRLDVLPKEENKSFLTFVIPHDKEGLLTNFFEELEKREEEFGISDIQLSLTTLEEVFLNIAKQAEFESAAAEGRFTTLTLTSGTSLQIPVGARYIGIPETISTENPRGSMVEVFWGQDDAGTLCISGHSNETPIPPHVQLSNVPSRRNFFGRSGPVHGIVIDPNDIGNSTS; from the exons ATGGAATCACAGAAGGGCTTCAAGCTTCTTCTGCAACAATACAAAGCATTATTCACCAAGAACTTCCTCCTCGCATGGCGGAACAAGAGAGCTACATTCCTCCAACTATTCTCTTCAATATTCTTCATCTTCTTGCTCTTCATCATACAAAAAGCAATCGAAGCTCGATTCGGTTCTTCAACCGCCTTCAAGACCGTACGTGATCCCGAGTCGCTCATCGATCCTCCCATTCCGCCATGTGAGGATAAGTTTTTCGCCAAGCTTCCGTGTTACGACTTTGTCTGGAGCGGCAGTGATAGTGCTAGACTTGGATCGATTGTTGATCGGATTAGGGCTAATAATCCTGGCAGGCCTATTCCTTCTGATAAg GTCAGATCATTTCGAACGAAGAATGATGTGGATGCATGGCTTCTTGCGAATCCTATGACCTGTCCTGGAGCTTTGCATTTTGTAGACAGAAATGCTACTGTAATTAGCTACGGTTTACAAACGAATTCTACGCCCATTGCAAAAAGAGGGGATTGGGAAGATCCAACATTCAAATTCCAAATACCACTCCAAATTGCTGCTGAACGTGAAATTGCAAGGTCTTTAATTGGAG ATCCTGGTTTCAGCTGGGTTGTCAATCTGAAGGAATTTGCACATCCTGTAGTTGAAACATTCTCTTCTGTCGGCACCATTGGACCAAGTTTTTTCTTGGCGATTGCCATGTTTGGTTTTGTGTTACAGATCAGTTCTTTGATTGTTGAGAAAGAACTCAAGCTTCGGCAG GCGATGGCGATGATGGGGCTTTATGATACGGCTTATTGGTTATCATGGCTTACATGGGAGGGGATTATCACCCTACTTTCATCTCTGTTCACAGTTCTATTTGGAATGATGTTTCAGTTTGATTTCTTCTTAAACAACAGTTTTGCTGTTGTGTTTTTTGTGTTCTTTCTTTTTCAATTAAACAtg ATTGGTTTTGCGTTCATGTTTTCATCATTCATCACCAAGTCCACTTCATCTACAGCTGTCGGTTTCTCTGTATATATAGTTGGCTTTTTGACACAG ATTGTTACCGCATTTGGATTTCCCTACAGTGACAACTTCTCTGACACATACAGGGCCATATGGTCATTTTATCCACCTAATCTTCTTGCTAAAGCCCTTCAGTTGCTTTCTGATGCCACATCCACTCCTCAAGACCCGGGTATCAGCTGGGCCAGTAGAGGCAAGTGTGCACCGAATGACACAGACTGTCTAATAACACTG AACGATATCTATATATGGCTCTTAGCAACATTTATTTTGTGGGTTGCTCTGGCAATCTACTTTGATAATATATTCCCCAACTCATCGGGCGTAAGAAAACCAACTTTTTACTTTCTGAACCCTGGATACTGGTCAGGGAATGGTGGAAACCGGGTGAAAG AGGGTCGGATTTGTAGTTGCATGAGCTCTATACCACCTTCAGATCAAACGTCTCCAGATGACGAGGATGTACTTGAAGAGGAAAACATTGTGAAGCAGCAACATAGAGAAGGTGTTGTTGACCCAAATCTTGCAGTTCAGATACAAGGTCTTGTGAAAGTATATCCTGGAACAACTAACGTTGGTTGCTTTAATTGCAAGAAAACTGCACCTTACCATGCACTTAAG GGTTTATGGGTGAACTTCCCGAAGGATCAGCTCTTTTGCCTTTTAGGACCGAATGGAGCTGGAAAAACTACTGCAATCAATTGCTTAACTGGAATCACACCAGTCACTGAAGGAGATG CTCTGATATATGGACATTCCATCCGAAGCTCTGTTGGCATGTCAAATATTCAGAAAATGATAGGTGTTTGCCCCCAG TTTGATATTCTTTGGGATGCTTTATCTGGTCAAGAACACCTCTATCTATTTGCCAGTATCAAGGGTCTGCCCCCTTCTTCACTTAAAATG GTTGTGCAAAAATCATTGGCAGAGGTGAGACTTTCTGAGTCGGCCAGAGTGAGAACTCGTAGCTACAGCGGAGGAATGAAACGCCGTCTCAGTGTTGCAATAGCTCTAATCGGTGAACCGAAGTTAGTCATCTTAGATGAACCG ACTACTGGTATGGACCCGATAACTCGAAGACATGTTTGGGATATTATTGAGAATGCAAAGAAAGGTCGAGCTATTATTCTCACAACACATTCAATGGAAGAAGCTGATATTTTAAGTGATAGAATAGGAATCATGACAAAAGGTAGACTTCGCTGCATTGGAAATTCAGTCAGATTAAAGTCAAGATTTGGTACTGGTTACATTGCTAACATAAGCTTCTCTGGGACCACTACTGATGTCACCACTCATGAGGACGTGAAAATGTTCTTTAAAGAT CGTTTAGATGTTCTTCCGAAAGAGGAAAACAAGTCGTTTCTCACTTTTGTTATCCCACATGACAAGGAGGGCCTACTAACG AATTTCTTTGAGGAATTGGAAAAGAGAGAGGAGGAATTTGGTATATCGGACATCCAGCTCAGCCTTACAACTCTCGAAGAAGTCTTCCTCAACATTGCAAAGCAGGCCGAGTTTGAAAGTGCTGCAGCCGAAGGTAGATTCACCACATTGACTTTGACCTCCGGAACTTCTCTTCAA